From a single Triplophysa rosa linkage group LG1, Trosa_1v2, whole genome shotgun sequence genomic region:
- the chchd7 gene encoding coiled-coil-helix-coiled-coil-helix domain-containing protein 7, translating to MNSKSSPQKVRNVDRNPCIEESDGSQKCLDAYNYDKNMCSAYFLRYKNCRKYWHAVMAQRRRDGVKPDMPAAEERERIIAALGGKPY from the exons ATGAACAGTAAATCCAGTCCTCAGAAGGTCCGGAATGTGGATCGCAACCCTTGCATTGAG GAGAGCGACGGTTCTCAAAAATGCCTGGATGCATACAACTACGATAAGAACATGTGTTCTGCATACTTCTTGAGGTATAAAAACTGCAGGAAGTACTGG CATGCCGTGATGGCTCAGCGAAGACGTGATGGAGTCAAACCGGATATGCCGGCCGCTGAGGAGCGAGAGCGGATCATTGCGGCCCTCGGAGGGAAACCCTACTGA